Proteins encoded together in one Mycobacterium noviomagense window:
- the trpB gene encoding tryptophan synthase subunit beta encodes MADFSGPELPRSSAAIAEPTRHDPDARGHFGAYGGRYVAEALMAVIEEVTAAYEKSRTDQDFLDTLDKLQAHYAGRPSPLYEARRLSEHAHGSRIFLKREDLNHTGSHKINNVLGQALLAQRMGKTRVIAETGAGQHGVATATACALLGLDCVIYMGAVDTARQALNVARMRLLGAEVVSVESGSKTLKDAINEAFRDWVTNADNTYYCFGTAAGPHPFPTMVRDFQRIIGLETRVQIREQAGRLPDAVTACVGGGSNAIGIFHVFIDDPGVRLVGFEAAGDGVDTGRHAATFAGGSPGAFQGSYSYLLQDDDGQTIESHSISAGLDYPGVGPEHAWLRETGRAEYRAITDAEAMDAFGLLCRTEGIIPAIESAHAVAGALKLGAEMGSGALIVVNLSGRGDKDVETAAKWFGLLDARGDVHS; translated from the coding sequence ATGGCAGATTTCTCCGGCCCGGAGCTGCCTCGCTCCAGTGCGGCCATCGCCGAACCGACCCGCCACGACCCCGATGCTCGTGGTCATTTCGGCGCGTACGGTGGACGCTACGTTGCCGAGGCACTGATGGCGGTCATCGAGGAAGTCACCGCCGCCTACGAGAAGTCGCGTACTGACCAGGATTTCCTCGACACCCTGGACAAGTTGCAGGCGCACTACGCGGGCAGGCCGTCGCCGTTGTACGAGGCACGCCGGCTCAGCGAGCACGCTCATGGGTCACGCATCTTCCTCAAGCGAGAAGACTTGAACCACACCGGATCTCACAAGATCAACAATGTGCTGGGCCAGGCGTTGCTGGCGCAGCGGATGGGCAAGACCAGAGTGATCGCCGAGACCGGCGCCGGGCAGCACGGGGTGGCTACCGCCACCGCTTGTGCGTTACTCGGCCTGGACTGCGTCATCTACATGGGCGCCGTCGACACTGCGCGCCAGGCGCTCAACGTGGCGCGGATGCGGCTGCTGGGCGCCGAGGTGGTGTCGGTCGAGTCGGGCTCCAAGACCCTCAAAGATGCCATCAACGAGGCGTTTCGGGATTGGGTCACCAACGCGGACAACACGTACTACTGCTTCGGCACTGCCGCCGGCCCGCATCCCTTTCCGACCATGGTGCGCGACTTTCAGCGGATCATCGGACTGGAGACACGCGTGCAGATCCGCGAGCAGGCGGGTCGGCTGCCCGACGCCGTGACGGCGTGCGTCGGTGGCGGATCGAACGCGATCGGGATTTTTCACGTGTTCATCGACGATCCGGGCGTCCGGTTGGTCGGATTCGAGGCCGCCGGTGACGGCGTCGATACGGGCCGGCACGCCGCCACCTTCGCTGGCGGCTCACCGGGAGCCTTTCAGGGCTCATACTCGTATCTGCTGCAGGACGACGACGGCCAGACCATCGAATCGCATTCGATCTCGGCCGGTCTGGACTATCCGGGCGTGGGCCCAGAACATGCGTGGCTGCGAGAAACTGGACGCGCAGAGTATCGCGCCATCACTGATGCCGAGGCGATGGACGCGTTCGGGCTGCTGTGTCGCACCGAGGGAATCATTCCGGCGATCGAATCCGCGCACGCGGTAGCCGGTGCGCTCAAGCTCGGCGCTGAAATGGGCAGCGGCGCGCTCATTGTGGTGAACCTGTCGGGTCGCGGTGACAAAGATGTCGAGACCGCTGCGAAGTGGTTCGGTCTGCTCGATGCGCGAGGCGACGTCCATTCATGA
- the lgt gene encoding prolipoprotein diacylglyceryl transferase has product MTTILAYFPSPPRGVWHLGPIPIRAYALFIIVGIVVALLIGDRRWEERGGERGVIYDIALWAVPFGLVGGRLYHLITDWRTYFGGGGAGWAAALRIWDGGLGIWGAVALGGVGAWIACRRRGIPLPAFADAVAPGIVLAQAIGRLGNYFNQELFGRETTLPWGMEVFYRRDPAGFVDVHSLDGVSTGQLAMVVQPTFLYEMLWNILIFAALIYLDRRFTIGHGRLFALYVAGYCIGRFCVELLRDDPATHIAGIRVNLFTSTFVFVAAVVYVMVAPKGREDPATLGGTAGRAEEAPAPEPATELAAVASATGAGDAATLSGQGGDGLVESAETEEAADTAEGGDAAEAAAAEEAEPEEALTEAHEAEEVEPEIVASEVPEAEAAEVEEPEPTAEAEEPETEEPDTEIAGEAPGEQLTAAPEEEVAEQAAPAASDEIAESARKRWSSRLRTMRLRRGRPTAAQSEVDADTHVAKAPGAREPEPQEELKPEEAGDAQPEPVAAAPADEVAEEASLEEPAIVEGASEEPEAEEAEPEEAAAEVEEVEPEAEEAEPGVEEPEEPEEREAATAETTGSEETEAEEPEREAEPVSEPTAEPESKPEVTTSTPQPVTADSRITRWSSRLRNLRRQRWGGANGR; this is encoded by the coding sequence ATGACCACTATTCTCGCGTATTTCCCCAGCCCTCCCCGCGGGGTGTGGCACCTGGGCCCGATCCCGATCCGCGCTTACGCATTGTTCATCATCGTCGGCATCGTCGTTGCGCTGCTGATCGGCGACCGGCGCTGGGAGGAGCGAGGCGGCGAGCGTGGCGTTATCTATGACATCGCGCTGTGGGCCGTGCCTTTCGGGTTAGTCGGCGGCCGGCTCTATCACCTGATAACCGACTGGCGGACGTACTTCGGTGGTGGTGGAGCGGGATGGGCCGCGGCGCTGCGCATCTGGGACGGTGGCCTGGGAATCTGGGGTGCGGTGGCGCTCGGCGGTGTGGGCGCGTGGATTGCGTGTCGCCGCCGCGGCATTCCGCTGCCGGCCTTCGCTGACGCGGTGGCTCCAGGCATCGTGCTGGCGCAGGCGATCGGCCGGCTCGGGAACTACTTCAACCAGGAACTCTTCGGTCGCGAGACCACATTGCCGTGGGGCATGGAGGTGTTCTACCGGCGCGATCCGGCCGGATTCGTCGACGTGCATTCGCTCGACGGCGTGTCGACGGGCCAGCTGGCGATGGTGGTGCAGCCGACGTTCCTGTACGAAATGCTCTGGAACATCCTCATCTTCGCTGCACTGATCTATCTGGATCGGCGGTTCACGATCGGTCACGGCAGGCTGTTTGCGCTCTATGTCGCCGGCTATTGCATCGGCCGTTTCTGCGTCGAGCTGTTGCGCGACGACCCGGCAACCCATATCGCCGGGATCCGGGTCAACTTGTTCACATCGACTTTCGTATTCGTCGCTGCAGTGGTCTACGTCATGGTGGCGCCCAAGGGTCGTGAGGATCCCGCGACGCTCGGGGGCACCGCTGGTCGCGCCGAAGAAGCACCGGCGCCCGAGCCGGCCACCGAACTTGCCGCTGTCGCTTCGGCGACCGGTGCGGGCGACGCGGCAACGCTCAGCGGCCAAGGCGGCGACGGGCTCGTCGAGTCCGCGGAAACCGAAGAGGCCGCCGACACCGCTGAGGGCGGGGACGCCGCAGAGGCCGCGGCAGCCGAAGAAGCTGAACCGGAAGAAGCCCTGACCGAAGCCCACGAGGCTGAAGAGGTAGAGCCGGAAATTGTCGCGTCTGAAGTCCCGGAAGCGGAGGCGGCGGAAGTTGAGGAACCCGAGCCGACAGCCGAGGCGGAAGAGCCCGAGACGGAGGAGCCAGATACCGAGATAGCCGGCGAAGCGCCCGGTGAACAGCTGACTGCTGCTCCGGAAGAGGAAGTCGCCGAACAAGCCGCGCCCGCCGCTAGTGACGAGATAGCTGAGTCCGCTCGGAAGCGGTGGAGTTCCCGGCTGAGGACGATGAGGCTGCGGCGGGGAAGACCCACGGCCGCGCAATCCGAGGTTGACGCCGACACACACGTCGCCAAGGCGCCCGGAGCTAGGGAACCCGAACCTCAGGAGGAACTCAAACCTGAAGAAGCTGGCGATGCGCAGCCTGAACCAGTGGCTGCAGCTCCAGCGGACGAGGTAGCGGAGGAAGCCTCGCTGGAGGAGCCGGCAATCGTGGAGGGCGCATCCGAGGAACCCGAAGCCGAAGAGGCGGAGCCCGAAGAGGCTGCGGCTGAGGTGGAGGAAGTCGAGCCTGAGGCTGAGGAGGCCGAGCCTGGGGTGGAGGAGCCAGAGGAGCCAGAGGAGCGTGAGGCTGCAACGGCGGAGACAACCGGGTCAGAAGAAACCGAAGCGGAGGAGCCCGAGCGCGAGGCCGAGCCGGTATCCGAGCCGACCGCCGAACCGGAGTCGAAGCCGGAAGTCACGACCAGCACCCCGCAACCCGTGACCGCCGACTCCCGCATCACGCGATGGAGCTCTCGGCTAAGGAACCTGAGACGGCAGCGGTGGGGCGGCGCAAACGGGCGCTGA
- a CDS encoding TIGR02234 family membrane protein translates to MLLTAQLLLVLAAGGLWAASRLPWVVVRSFDELGPPKTATVSGATWSAALVPLALLLLATAVAALAVRGWPLRLLALMVAVASLASGYLAIGLWALPDVAVRGADLAHVPVLTLVGSERRYWGAAITLAAAACMLAGAALLMRSATSAGTTKYTTPAARRSMADRDDAAVSERTMWDALDEGNDPTDRPHEQDPSPDEHARHEPDTEGR, encoded by the coding sequence ATGCTTTTGACCGCTCAGCTGTTGCTGGTGCTCGCGGCCGGGGGTCTGTGGGCGGCATCGCGACTGCCGTGGGTCGTCGTGCGCTCGTTCGACGAACTGGGACCGCCGAAGACCGCTACCGTTTCCGGCGCGACGTGGTCAGCAGCGCTGGTGCCATTGGCGTTGTTGTTGCTGGCCACCGCCGTCGCCGCGCTGGCGGTGCGGGGATGGCCGTTGCGGCTGCTGGCGCTGATGGTGGCGGTCGCAAGCCTGGCCAGCGGATATCTCGCCATTGGTCTGTGGGCACTTCCCGACGTGGCCGTGCGGGGGGCCGACCTCGCGCATGTACCGGTGCTCACGCTGGTGGGCAGTGAGCGGCGCTACTGGGGCGCCGCGATCACGCTGGCGGCCGCGGCATGCATGTTGGCCGGTGCGGCGCTGTTGATGCGATCAGCGACGTCGGCGGGGACGACGAAATACACCACACCCGCGGCCCGCCGGTCGATGGCCGACCGCGACGACGCCGCGGTGTCGGAACGCACGATGTGGGATGCCCTCGACGAAGGCAACGACCCGACTGATCGCCCCCACGAGCAGGACCCCTCGCCGGATGAACATGCGCGACACGAACCTGACACCGAGGGTCGGTGA
- a CDS encoding anthranilate synthase component I, producing the protein MHANLAAATTSREVFRALAAEHRVVPVTRKVLADTETPLSAYRKLAANRPGTFLLESAEYGRSWSRWSFVGAGAPSALTVRDGEAVWLGAVPQDAPTGGDPLQALRATLDLLATAALPGLPPLSGGMVGFFAYDLVRRLERLPELAVDDLKLPDLMLLLATDIAAVDHHEGTITLIANAVNWNGTDERVDEAYDDAVARLDVMTAALGQPLPSTVATFSRPEPKQRAQRTVEEYCAIVERLVHEIEAGEAFQVVPSQRFEMDTDVAPIDVYRILRASNPSPYMYLLHVPNGVGGTDFSIVGSSPEALVTVHDQWATTHPIAGTRWRGQTEEEDLLLEKELLSDDKERAEHLMLVDLGRNDLGRVCVPGTVRVEDYSHIERYSHVMHLVSTVTGMLAEGCTALDAVLACFPAGTLSGAPKVRAMELIEEVEKTRRGLYGGVVGYLDFAGNADFAIAIRTALMRNGTAYVQAGGGVVADSNGAYEHTEATNKARAVLNAIAAAQTLTEPDTGGNG; encoded by the coding sequence GTGCACGCCAACCTCGCCGCCGCCACCACCTCCCGGGAGGTTTTCCGGGCGCTGGCTGCCGAGCATCGGGTAGTTCCGGTGACGCGCAAGGTCCTCGCCGACACGGAGACCCCGCTATCGGCCTACCGCAAGCTGGCCGCCAACCGGCCCGGCACCTTTTTGCTGGAGTCCGCGGAATACGGGCGCTCGTGGTCACGGTGGTCGTTCGTCGGTGCCGGGGCGCCGTCGGCGTTGACCGTGCGTGACGGCGAAGCGGTCTGGCTGGGCGCGGTGCCGCAGGACGCGCCAACTGGTGGCGACCCGCTGCAGGCGTTGCGCGCCACGCTGGATCTGTTAGCTACCGCGGCACTGCCAGGGCTGCCGCCGCTGTCGGGCGGCATGGTCGGCTTCTTCGCCTACGACCTGGTGCGCCGCCTGGAACGGCTGCCCGAACTGGCGGTCGACGACCTCAAATTGCCCGACTTGATGCTGCTGCTGGCCACCGATATCGCGGCCGTCGACCACCACGAGGGCACCATCACGCTGATCGCCAACGCGGTGAACTGGAACGGCACTGACGAGCGGGTCGATGAAGCCTACGACGACGCCGTCGCGCGACTGGACGTGATGACCGCCGCGCTGGGCCAGCCGTTGCCGTCGACGGTGGCCACCTTCAGCAGGCCCGAGCCCAAGCAGCGCGCGCAGCGAACCGTCGAGGAATACTGCGCGATCGTCGAACGACTGGTCCACGAGATCGAAGCCGGCGAAGCGTTCCAGGTGGTGCCGTCGCAGCGTTTCGAGATGGACACCGATGTCGCGCCCATCGATGTGTACCGGATACTTCGGGCATCCAACCCCAGCCCCTACATGTATCTGCTGCATGTGCCGAACGGTGTTGGGGGAACGGACTTTTCGATAGTCGGCTCCAGCCCCGAAGCGCTGGTTACTGTGCACGATCAGTGGGCGACGACACATCCGATTGCCGGAACCCGTTGGCGCGGGCAGACCGAGGAGGAGGACCTGCTCCTGGAAAAGGAGTTGCTCTCCGACGACAAAGAACGCGCCGAACACTTGATGCTCGTGGACCTGGGACGCAACGACCTCGGCCGCGTCTGCGTCCCGGGGACGGTCCGCGTCGAGGACTACAGCCACATCGAGCGCTACAGCCACGTCATGCACCTGGTGTCGACGGTGACCGGCATGCTGGCAGAAGGCTGTACCGCGCTGGACGCGGTGCTCGCCTGTTTTCCGGCCGGCACGCTGTCCGGCGCACCGAAGGTGCGAGCGATGGAGCTGATCGAAGAGGTGGAAAAGACCCGCCGCGGCCTCTACGGCGGCGTCGTCGGCTACCTGGACTTCGCAGGCAACGCCGATTTCGCGATCGCCATCCGCACCGCTCTGATGCGCAACGGCACCGCTTACGTGCAGGCCGGAGGCGGCGTGGTGGCCGACTCCAACGGTGCCTACGAGCACACCGAAGCGACTAACAAGGCGCGGGCGGTTCTCAACGCCATCGCCGCCGCCCAGACCCTCACCGAACCTGACACCGGCGGCAATGGCTAA
- a CDS encoding DUF2752 domain-containing protein, which yields MPSTTRRRLYGAVGSSALLAAFTTYVGLADPHNPHSLFPLCPFKLLTGWNCPACGGLRMVHDVLHGDLLAAVSDNIFLIVGLPMLTVWILLRRRHQNAVLPIAAVATIAAAAIAWTVLRNLPGFPLIPTVTGG from the coding sequence CTGCCGTCGACCACTCGGCGCCGTCTGTACGGCGCGGTTGGCTCCAGCGCACTGCTCGCGGCCTTCACCACCTACGTGGGCCTGGCTGATCCGCACAACCCGCATTCGCTGTTCCCGCTGTGTCCGTTCAAATTGCTCACTGGCTGGAACTGTCCGGCGTGCGGCGGGCTTCGCATGGTGCATGACGTTCTGCACGGCGATCTGTTAGCTGCTGTCAGCGACAACATTTTCCTGATTGTTGGCCTGCCGATGCTGACGGTATGGATCCTGTTGCGCCGCCGTCACCAAAATGCCGTGCTTCCGATAGCTGCTGTCGCGACCATTGCCGCCGCGGCGATCGCCTGGACCGTGCTTCGCAACCTGCCCGGCTTCCCGCTGATACCGACGGTTACCGGCGGGTAA
- the pyk gene encoding pyruvate kinase, whose protein sequence is MTRRGKIVCTLGPASNSDEMVRALVEAGMDVARMNFSHGDYSDHKAAYERVRAASDATGRAVGLLADLQGPKIRLGRFSSGSTYWATGETVRITVDDCEGTHDRVSTTYKQLANDAAVGDRVLVDDGKVGLLVEEVHGDDVVCTVTEGGPVSNNKGMSLPGMNVTAPALSDKDIEDLQFALDLGVDMVALSFVRSPSDVELVHDVMDRLGRRVPVIAKLEKPEAIDNLEAVVLAFDAIMVARGDLGVELPLEEVPLVQKRAIQMARENAKPVIVATQMLDSMIENPRPTRAEASDVANAVLDGADALMLSGETAVGKYPLAAVKTMSRIICAVEENSVAAPPLTHIPRTKRGVISYAARDIGERLDAKALVAFTQSGDTVRRLARLHTPLPLLAFTPLPEVRSQLAMTWGTETFIVPTMQSTDGMIRQVDKSLLELGRYKRGDLVVIVAGAPPGTVGTTNLIHVHRIGEDDV, encoded by the coding sequence GTGACGAGACGCGGGAAGATCGTCTGTACCCTCGGCCCGGCCTCCAACTCCGACGAGATGGTCAGAGCGTTGGTCGAGGCCGGAATGGACGTCGCCCGAATGAACTTCAGTCACGGCGACTACAGCGATCACAAAGCCGCCTACGAGCGGGTGCGCGCGGCCTCGGATGCCACCGGCCGCGCGGTCGGCCTGCTGGCGGACTTACAAGGCCCGAAGATAAGGCTGGGCCGCTTCTCCAGTGGTTCGACCTATTGGGCCACCGGTGAGACGGTGCGAATCACCGTCGACGACTGCGAGGGCACCCATGACCGGGTATCGACCACGTACAAGCAGTTAGCCAACGACGCGGCGGTCGGTGATCGCGTCCTCGTCGATGACGGCAAAGTCGGCCTGCTGGTCGAAGAAGTCCACGGCGACGACGTGGTCTGCACCGTCACCGAAGGCGGTCCGGTCAGCAACAACAAGGGAATGTCGCTGCCCGGCATGAACGTGACCGCTCCGGCCTTGTCCGACAAAGACATTGAAGACTTACAGTTCGCGCTGGACCTTGGTGTCGACATGGTGGCACTGTCGTTCGTGCGTTCGCCGTCGGATGTCGAACTGGTGCACGACGTGATGGATCGCCTGGGCCGCCGGGTGCCCGTGATCGCCAAACTGGAAAAGCCCGAAGCGATCGACAATCTGGAAGCCGTGGTATTGGCGTTCGACGCCATCATGGTGGCCCGCGGCGACCTGGGTGTCGAGCTGCCGCTGGAAGAGGTCCCGCTGGTGCAGAAGCGCGCCATCCAGATGGCCAGGGAAAACGCCAAGCCGGTCATCGTGGCGACGCAAATGCTGGACTCGATGATCGAAAATCCGCGACCGACCCGGGCCGAGGCTTCCGACGTCGCCAACGCCGTGCTCGACGGCGCGGATGCGCTGATGCTCTCCGGCGAGACCGCGGTCGGCAAGTACCCGCTGGCGGCGGTCAAGACGATGTCGCGGATCATCTGCGCGGTTGAAGAGAATTCGGTGGCCGCCCCGCCGCTGACCCACATACCTCGCACCAAACGCGGCGTGATCTCCTACGCCGCCCGCGACATCGGCGAGCGGCTCGACGCCAAGGCTTTGGTCGCGTTCACCCAATCCGGCGACACGGTGCGTCGGCTGGCCCGCTTGCATACCCCGCTGCCGCTGCTGGCTTTCACGCCGCTGCCGGAGGTGCGCAGTCAACTGGCCATGACGTGGGGCACCGAGACGTTCATCGTTCCCACAATGCAATCCACCGACGGCATGATCCGCCAGGTCGACAAGTCGCTGCTGGAGCTGGGCCGCTACAAGCGGGGCGACCTCGTAGTCATCGTCGCCGGCGCACCGCCGGGCACAGTTGGCACGACCAACCTGATTCACGTGCACCGGATCGGCGAAGACGACGTTTAA
- the trpC gene encoding indole-3-glycerol phosphate synthase TrpC, giving the protein MSSATVLDSILEGVRADVAAREAIVSLSEIKEAAAAAPPPLDVMAALRAPGIAVIAEVKRASPSAGQLATISDPAKLARAYEDGGARIISVVTEERRFHGTLADLDAVRTAVSVPVLRKDFVIRPYQIHEARAHGADMLLLIVAALQQPALVSMLDRTESLGMTALVEVHTEEEADRALKAGARVIGVNARDLTTLEVDRDCFARIAPGLPTDVIRIAESGVRGTADLLAYAGAGADAVLVGEGLVTSGDPRAAVADLVTAGTHPSCPKPAR; this is encoded by the coding sequence ATGAGTTCGGCAACCGTGCTCGACTCCATCCTCGAGGGAGTCCGCGCCGATGTTGCCGCTCGTGAAGCCATCGTTAGCCTGTCGGAGATCAAAGAAGCCGCTGCAGCAGCACCACCGCCGCTTGATGTCATGGCGGCATTGCGCGCGCCGGGGATCGCCGTCATCGCCGAGGTGAAACGCGCCAGCCCATCAGCGGGTCAACTCGCGACCATCTCCGATCCGGCGAAACTTGCCCGCGCCTACGAAGATGGTGGTGCGCGGATCATCAGTGTGGTGACCGAGGAACGCCGCTTTCATGGCACGCTGGCAGACCTCGATGCGGTGCGCACGGCGGTGTCGGTTCCGGTGTTGCGCAAGGACTTTGTGATCCGCCCCTATCAGATTCACGAGGCCCGCGCACACGGCGCCGACATGCTGCTGCTGATTGTTGCGGCGCTCCAACAGCCCGCGCTGGTGTCGATGCTGGACCGTACCGAGTCGTTGGGCATGACCGCTTTAGTGGAAGTGCACACCGAAGAAGAAGCCGACCGAGCGTTGAAGGCCGGGGCACGGGTCATCGGGGTCAACGCCCGCGATTTGACAACGCTGGAAGTGGACCGGGATTGCTTCGCGCGTATCGCCCCCGGTCTGCCCACCGACGTGATCAGGATTGCGGAGTCGGGAGTGCGCGGGACTGCTGACCTGCTGGCGTATGCGGGTGCCGGCGCTGACGCGGTGCTGGTCGGCGAAGGTTTGGTCACCAGCGGTGACCCGCGGGCAGCGGTCGCCGATCTGGTTACTGCAGGCACTCACCCGTCCTGCCCGAAGCCGGCTCGCTAG
- a CDS encoding acyl-CoA thioesterase II codes for MSDFDELLAVLDLNPVGDDIYIGSHPSKNPMRTFGGQLMAQSFVAASRSRTHDLPPNALSVHFINGGDPTKDIEFRVVRLRDERRFANRRVDAMQDGILLSSAMISYLSGGRGLEHGIDPPQVPEPRTLPKIGELLRGYEKTVPHFVNALQPIEWRYTNDPAWIMRDKGERLPHNRVWVKADGVIPDDPVLHTAALVYSSDTTVLDSIITTHGLSWGYDRIFAATVNHSVWFHRQVSFNDWVLYATSSPVAADSRGLGTGHFFDPTGQLLATVVQEGVVKYFPGR; via the coding sequence ATGTCAGACTTCGACGAACTACTTGCGGTACTGGACCTGAACCCCGTCGGCGACGACATTTACATCGGCTCCCACCCGAGCAAAAATCCCATGCGCACGTTCGGCGGTCAGTTGATGGCGCAGTCGTTCGTGGCGGCCAGCCGCTCCCGCACCCACGACTTGCCGCCCAACGCGCTTTCGGTGCACTTCATCAACGGCGGTGATCCCACCAAGGACATCGAGTTCCGCGTAGTGCGTCTGCGCGACGAACGACGCTTCGCCAACCGCCGGGTCGATGCCATGCAGGACGGCATCCTGTTGTCGTCGGCGATGATCTCGTATCTGTCCGGCGGCCGCGGACTCGAGCACGGCATCGATCCGCCGCAGGTACCCGAACCGCGCACCCTGCCGAAAATCGGTGAACTGTTGCGCGGTTACGAAAAGACCGTCCCGCACTTCGTCAACGCGCTCCAACCGATCGAATGGCGCTACACCAACGACCCGGCCTGGATCATGCGCGACAAAGGCGAACGGCTCCCGCACAACCGGGTGTGGGTCAAAGCCGACGGCGTGATACCTGACGACCCTGTCCTGCACACCGCAGCACTGGTCTATTCGTCGGACACGACGGTGCTGGACTCCATCATCACCACCCACGGGCTGTCCTGGGGCTACGACCGCATCTTCGCTGCGACCGTCAACCATTCGGTGTGGTTTCACCGGCAGGTCAGCTTCAACGACTGGGTGTTGTACGCGACGTCGTCTCCGGTGGCCGCCGACTCGCGTGGCCTGGGCACCGGGCATTTCTTCGATCCCACCGGTCAACTGCTCGCGACCGTCGTTCAGGAAGGCGTCGTCAAATATTTCCCTGGACGTTAA
- the trpA gene encoding tryptophan synthase subunit alpha, whose amino-acid sequence MTVKQSETSRLAPLFNTCQESNRAALIGYLPTGYPDVRISIEAMTALVECGCDLIEVGVPYSDPGMDGPTIATASEAALRGGVRVRDTLAAVEAISAAGGRAVVMTYWNPVLRYGVDAFARDLAAAGGHGLITPDLIPDEAEQWLAASDEHGLDRIFLVAPSSTPQRLSATIEASRGFVYAASTMGVTGARDVVSRAAPELVSRVRAVSEIPVGVGLGVRSRQQAAEIASYADGVIVGSALVSALTDGMSTLRALTEELVAGVRQMNSAS is encoded by the coding sequence ATGACTGTGAAACAAAGCGAAACAAGCCGGTTGGCGCCGCTTTTCAACACATGTCAGGAGAGCAATCGGGCAGCGTTGATCGGTTATCTGCCGACCGGGTATCCCGATGTGCGCATCTCGATCGAGGCGATGACAGCACTCGTCGAATGTGGTTGTGACCTCATCGAAGTCGGGGTGCCGTATTCGGATCCGGGCATGGACGGCCCGACAATCGCGACGGCTTCCGAGGCTGCACTGCGCGGCGGGGTGCGGGTCCGCGACACGCTGGCCGCTGTCGAGGCGATCAGTGCAGCCGGTGGCCGGGCAGTAGTGATGACCTACTGGAACCCGGTGCTGCGCTATGGGGTTGACGCGTTCGCGCGTGACTTGGCCGCAGCCGGTGGGCACGGGCTGATCACGCCGGACCTCATTCCCGATGAGGCGGAGCAGTGGCTGGCGGCATCGGACGAGCACGGATTGGATCGCATCTTTTTGGTGGCGCCGTCGTCGACGCCGCAGCGGTTGTCGGCCACAATTGAGGCGTCCCGCGGATTCGTCTACGCGGCGTCGACGATGGGTGTGACCGGAGCACGTGATGTGGTGTCGCGGGCCGCACCCGAACTGGTGAGCAGAGTGAGGGCGGTGTCTGAAATTCCGGTCGGGGTGGGCCTGGGTGTGCGGTCGCGACAACAGGCGGCCGAGATAGCCAGCTACGCCGACGGCGTCATCGTCGGTTCAGCGCTCGTGTCCGCGTTAACTGATGGCATGTCAACGTTGCGCGCACTGACTGAGGAGTTGGTTGCCGGTGTGCGCCAAATGAATTCCGCATCATGA